One genomic segment of Eriocheir sinensis breed Jianghai 21 chromosome 66, ASM2467909v1, whole genome shotgun sequence includes these proteins:
- the LOC126987809 gene encoding rRNA methyltransferase 2, mitochondrial-like, which yields MVHGAVLTPRLAGIAPIVACLHTSCAACKVVPKNLKGKSKSSQDWLTRQLNDPYVKLAKQHQYRARSAFKLLEIDKRQRLLRPGQVVVECGASPGAWTQVAVAAVNSLPHVGNKKQGTVIGVDLQSIHPLAGATMLGGRDFTAPETQQQVLELLGGRKVDIVLSDMAPRASGIKDLDHENIVSLAYAALSFAVFNSAVGGTFLCKIWEGFRMQQLVADIRSSYRTVKFVKPEASRTNSAEIFVIGKDFFQAQQNVT from the exons ATGGTGCATGGCGCTGTGTTGACACCAAGGCTGGCTGGCATAGCACCCATTGTCGCCTGTCTCCATACCTCATGTGCTGCCTGCAAGGTTGTTCCCAAAAACTTGAAAGGAAAAAGCAAAAGTTCACAAGATTGGTTGACTAGACAGCTCAATGATCCCTATGTAAAGCTGGCCAAGCAGCATCAGTACAG GGCACGCAGTGCCTTCAAGCTTCTGGAGATAGACAAGCGTCAGCGTCTGCTGCGGCCCGGCCAGGTGGTGGTAGAGTGTGGCGCCTCACCGGGGGCCTGGACACAGGTGGCTGTGGCAGCCGTCAACAGCCTCCCACATG TCGGCAACAAGAAACAGGGGACAGTGATTGGTGTTGACCTGCAGTCCATCCACCCGCTGGCCGGTGCCACAATGCTGGGTGGACGGGACTTTACCGCCCCAGAGACCCAGCAGCAGGTGCTAGAGCTGctcggaggaaggaag GTTGACATTGTGCTGTCAGACATGGCGCCCAGAGCCTCAGGTATAAAGGACTTGGACCACGAGAACATTGTCAGCCTGGCATACGCTGCACTCAGCTTTGCCGTGTTTAACTCAGCAGTGGGAGGAACTTTTCTGTGCAAG ATCTGGGAGGGGTTCAGGATGCAGCAGCTGGTTGCAGACATCAGAAGCTCTTACAGAACAGTGAAGTTTGTGAAGCCTGAAGCAAGCAGGACAAACTCAGCAGAGATCTTTGTGATTGGAAAAGACTTCTTCCAAGCACAGCAGAATGTAACATAG